The following coding sequences lie in one Maribacter forsetii DSM 18668 genomic window:
- a CDS encoding SGNH/GDSL hydrolase family protein has product MRKAKLLLIFLFVVNISFSQDESKIKWWNPGNSEVPVIEGRGWSNEGKSIYHRFPKKAEVTVREDVWNLSKQSAGLSIRFRSNADSINIKYRLKGSISMNHMPATGVSGLDLYSKTYDGEWLRCWGSYSIKTESDYSFKIDEKSDFYKKYGREYQLFLPLYNEIETLEIGVVETYFFKALPIRNEKPIVAYGTSICQGACASRPGMAWTSILERKLERPVINLGFSGNGMLEPEVIDLMTEVDAKLYILDCLPNLHPDEDDIYSLTIAAVKKLKIKRPMVPIILTSHIGFADELTNKKRAGLILKLNNEFEKAFNDLKSDGLENIFLLKKQDLNFDFDMYVDHIHPNDYGMMQYADTYENKIREILDEPVGELSTTMPKTQSRDISVYNWEERHQEVLKLNKTDKTKICLIGDSIINFWGGEPESTIARGQGSWSNILEPLGVRNFGFGWDRIENVLWRVYHDELDGFDAEQIILMIGTNNLDINSDIEIANGLKALIEAIKIRQLQTTIKLIGLLPRTGKEKRIKSLNLKLADLAKSESIDFNIIGNSLLGEDGKINESLFTDGLHPNNEGYLLLGKSLQQLIED; this is encoded by the coding sequence ATGAGAAAAGCTAAACTATTATTGATTTTTCTATTCGTTGTAAATATTTCTTTTTCTCAAGATGAAAGTAAAATAAAATGGTGGAATCCTGGAAATAGTGAGGTTCCTGTGATTGAAGGTAGAGGTTGGTCAAATGAAGGAAAATCTATTTACCATAGATTTCCCAAGAAAGCAGAAGTTACCGTAAGAGAGGATGTTTGGAATTTATCAAAACAGTCAGCGGGGTTATCTATACGGTTTCGTTCAAATGCAGACAGTATTAATATTAAGTATAGGCTAAAAGGATCTATTTCAATGAATCATATGCCGGCAACGGGCGTAAGCGGATTAGACTTGTATAGTAAAACATATGATGGTGAATGGCTTCGTTGTTGGGGTTCTTACTCAATTAAAACAGAAAGCGATTACTCATTTAAAATCGATGAAAAATCTGATTTTTATAAAAAGTACGGAAGGGAATACCAGCTGTTTTTACCATTGTATAACGAAATAGAAACGTTAGAGATTGGTGTGGTAGAAACGTATTTTTTTAAGGCGCTGCCCATACGAAATGAGAAACCTATTGTAGCTTATGGAACTTCTATTTGTCAAGGGGCATGCGCTTCTCGACCAGGAATGGCTTGGACTAGTATTTTAGAGCGAAAACTAGAACGACCGGTTATTAACCTTGGTTTTTCTGGAAATGGAATGTTAGAGCCCGAAGTAATTGATTTAATGACAGAGGTTGATGCAAAACTGTACATTTTAGATTGTTTGCCAAATTTACATCCAGATGAAGATGATATTTATTCGCTAACTATTGCTGCGGTAAAAAAACTAAAAATTAAAAGACCAATGGTACCTATAATTCTTACTTCTCATATAGGTTTTGCAGATGAATTAACTAATAAAAAAAGGGCTGGTTTAATTTTAAAACTTAATAATGAATTCGAAAAAGCTTTTAATGATTTAAAATCAGATGGGTTAGAAAACATTTTTCTATTGAAAAAACAGGATTTGAACTTTGATTTTGATATGTACGTGGATCATATACACCCTAATGATTATGGTATGATGCAATATGCAGATACCTATGAAAATAAAATAAGAGAAATACTAGATGAGCCAGTAGGGGAATTGAGTACAACCATGCCCAAAACACAAAGTAGAGATATTTCAGTCTATAATTGGGAAGAAAGGCATCAAGAGGTTCTTAAACTAAACAAAACGGATAAAACGAAAATATGCTTGATTGGCGATTCTATTATTAATTTTTGGGGAGGAGAACCAGAATCAACTATAGCAAGAGGACAAGGTTCGTGGAGTAATATTTTAGAACCTTTGGGCGTACGCAATTTTGGATTTGGTTGGGATAGAATAGAGAATGTACTCTGGAGAGTATATCACGACGAACTTGACGGTTTTGATGCCGAACAAATTATTTTAATGATTGGCACAAATAATTTAGATATTAATAGTGATATCGAGATTGCGAACGGATTGAAAGCTTTGATAGAAGCTATTAAAATACGTCAATTACAAACTACTATTAAGTTGATAGGCTTATTGCCAAGAACTGGTAAAGAAAAACGAATTAAAAGTCTAAATCTTAAATTGGCGGATTTAGCAAAATCAGAATCAATTGATTTTAATATTATTGGGAATTCATTACTAGGTGAAGATGGAAAAATAAACGAGTCGCTTTTTACAGATGGGTTACACCCCAATAATGAAGGCTATTTACTTTTAGGAAAGTCTCTTCAGCAATTAATAGAGGATTAA
- a CDS encoding cytochrome-c peroxidase yields MKKGCILLGSVFVCFFIWSGKKVEYAVSETIPEKVEKVYAINFQSFKNEVEVLASLADNSMFGDELQLQRQVGKTRLAYKRIEFIFDYYQSAYNGAYINGAPLPKISEYFEGGNIIEPSGLQALDEAVFEEASKKQLQRIKVLAAGLRTHVDYVSKIHFPLQLKPSQIIESIRSGLVRIFTLGVTGFDTPGSVNGIQESYVSLRSMKNAFMYFDADIHPKAKTKFNTINKLFEKGESLLNSNISFNDFDRMVFLKEVVNPLYAELLEFQNLNNIKLEPYRKHAQDYQSKNIFDINFLSTNFYSELVYLPLDNPKTIELGKLLFEDSQLSKNNTMSCLSCHNPNHGFTDGLPKSVSNKEGFFTARNSPTIINAGYATRYFWDMREFNLEKQVTHVIDDNLEFNTNFDTIIRKLNKNSNYQKLFKAAYGGIVKNDINERSISNAIAAYVNSLKSFNSEFDKYVRNEINEYPEDAKRGFNLFMGKGACGSCHFAPVFNGSVPPFYVESESEVLGIIKGFDSVNPKLDEDLGRMNNGLKADNYPFFKNSFKTVSVRNVELTAPYMHNGLFLSLEDVLEFYNLGGGAGMGLPVENQTLSDTPLNLSKQEIKDIITFMESLTDIAEFETNTN; encoded by the coding sequence ATGAAAAAGGGATGTATTTTATTAGGGTCAGTATTTGTCTGCTTTTTTATCTGGTCAGGTAAAAAGGTAGAGTATGCTGTATCTGAGACTATTCCGGAAAAAGTGGAGAAAGTATATGCAATCAATTTTCAAAGTTTTAAAAACGAAGTAGAAGTATTAGCAAGCCTAGCCGATAATTCAATGTTTGGAGATGAGTTACAATTGCAAAGGCAAGTTGGAAAAACGAGACTAGCTTATAAAAGGATCGAATTTATTTTTGATTATTACCAATCTGCATATAACGGAGCTTATATTAATGGGGCTCCTTTACCTAAAATAAGTGAATATTTTGAAGGAGGAAATATTATTGAGCCATCAGGTTTGCAGGCGTTAGATGAAGCTGTCTTTGAAGAAGCTTCCAAAAAGCAATTACAACGCATAAAAGTATTAGCAGCAGGATTAAGAACACATGTTGATTATGTTTCAAAAATACATTTTCCACTTCAATTAAAGCCCAGTCAAATTATTGAAAGCATCAGATCAGGATTGGTACGAATTTTCACTTTAGGTGTTACTGGTTTTGATACACCAGGATCTGTAAATGGAATACAAGAGAGTTATGTAAGCCTTCGGAGTATGAAAAATGCATTCATGTATTTTGATGCAGATATCCATCCTAAGGCAAAAACTAAATTCAATACTATCAATAAACTCTTTGAGAAAGGTGAAAGCTTATTAAACTCTAATATCAGTTTTAATGATTTTGATAGAATGGTTTTTTTAAAGGAAGTTGTGAATCCATTGTATGCAGAATTGTTAGAGTTTCAGAATTTAAATAATATTAAACTAGAGCCATATAGAAAGCATGCGCAAGATTATCAATCAAAAAATATTTTCGATATCAATTTTTTGAGCACTAATTTTTATTCGGAATTAGTATATCTGCCATTAGACAACCCTAAGACGATTGAATTAGGAAAGTTATTGTTTGAAGATAGTCAGTTATCCAAGAATAATACAATGTCTTGTTTAAGCTGCCATAATCCAAATCATGGTTTTACTGATGGGCTACCTAAAAGTGTATCAAATAAAGAAGGGTTTTTTACGGCAAGAAATTCGCCAACTATAATAAATGCAGGATATGCTACGCGATATTTTTGGGATATGCGTGAGTTTAACTTAGAAAAGCAAGTAACTCACGTTATTGATGATAATTTAGAGTTTAATACCAATTTTGATACGATAATTAGGAAGTTGAATAAAAATTCTAACTATCAAAAACTGTTTAAAGCTGCTTACGGCGGCATTGTAAAAAATGATATTAATGAGCGTTCAATAAGCAATGCTATTGCGGCTTATGTTAATTCTTTAAAATCATTTAATAGTGAGTTCGATAAATATGTGCGAAATGAAATTAATGAATATCCAGAGGATGCTAAAAGAGGCTTTAATTTATTCATGGGTAAAGGAGCTTGCGGTAGTTGTCATTTTGCACCAGTTTTTAATGGTAGTGTTCCTCCTTTTTACGTAGAATCTGAATCGGAAGTTTTAGGAATAATAAAAGGTTTCGATTCTGTAAATCCAAAATTAGATGAAGATTTAGGTAGAATGAATAATGGCTTAAAAGCAGATAACTATCCTTTTTTTAAAAATTCTTTCAAAACTGTTTCTGTCAGGAACGTAGAATTAACAGCACCTTATATGCATAATGGTTTATTTCTTTCATTGGAAGATGTATTAGAATTTTATAACCTTGGTGGAGGTGCCGGAATGGGACTGCCAGTTGAAAACCAAACATTATCTGATACACCTCTAAACCTGTCAAAGCAAGAAATTAAAGATATTATAACCTTTATGGAGTCACTAACAGATATTGCGGAATTTGAGACTAACACTAATTAG
- a CDS encoding metallophosphoesterase: MMKKITQIVMLLFTVHSFSQAEIVETAIVESINSAPSITVERGPYLQSGTPTSVIVKWRTNIATESVVNYGTVLSSLSMTEKDTSLKTDHQVTLSGLVPNTKYYFNIGNKGEVLSEDLLGDMYVITAPVNGTKQFVRAWILGDPGTANNSQREVRDAYYDYVASAPINTGKTDMMLFLGDNAYNTGKDAEYQNAFFDVYGDMFKKSVAWSCLGNHDGQSADSATQSGPYYDIFTFPTEGEAGGTASGTEAYYSFDYANIHFIILDSHHSSREVGGAMYNWALTDIQNTKHDWIVTLFHHPAYSKGSHDSDEDHRPIEMRENFMPMLEANGVDLVLNGHSHSYERSYFLNGHQGFANTFNPDEISKGGHTVGSTGYGDGKADSNGAYEKSKDATEGAVYITTGSAGQISGGDLNHQAMYISLNQLGSCVMEVEDDGKGGQNLIVKFIRENNEIDDYFTINKTGIATPNFNENQSDQESKILTYIADSKLITITVNEKERLKKVKFYNSIGELVSKSRRNTINVSKMAKGLYVVEVVTNKKTYTESVTIK; encoded by the coding sequence ATGATGAAGAAAATTACCCAAATAGTAATGTTGCTTTTTACCGTGCATTCATTTTCGCAAGCGGAAATAGTAGAGACTGCAATTGTTGAATCTATAAATAGCGCACCATCTATAACTGTAGAGAGGGGACCGTATTTACAAAGCGGAACACCTACAAGTGTAATTGTAAAATGGAGGACAAATATTGCAACAGAATCTGTAGTTAATTACGGTACAGTATTAAGTTCATTGTCGATGACTGAAAAGGATACTTCTTTGAAAACTGATCATCAAGTGACTTTATCTGGTTTGGTGCCGAATACGAAGTACTACTTTAATATTGGTAATAAAGGTGAAGTTCTATCTGAAGATCTTCTAGGAGATATGTATGTGATAACGGCACCAGTTAATGGAACAAAACAATTTGTTCGTGCATGGATATTAGGTGATCCTGGTACAGCAAATAATAGTCAAAGAGAAGTTCGAGATGCCTATTATGATTACGTAGCCTCAGCTCCAATAAACACAGGAAAAACTGATATGATGTTGTTCTTGGGTGATAACGCTTATAACACGGGTAAAGATGCTGAATATCAAAATGCCTTTTTTGATGTTTATGGAGATATGTTTAAAAAGTCTGTAGCATGGTCATGCTTAGGAAATCATGATGGTCAATCAGCAGATTCAGCTACACAATCTGGACCTTATTATGATATTTTTACTTTTCCAACAGAAGGGGAAGCTGGGGGTACCGCCTCAGGGACAGAAGCCTATTATTCTTTTGACTATGCCAACATTCATTTCATCATATTAGATTCTCACCATTCTAGTCGCGAAGTTGGTGGTGCTATGTATAATTGGGCATTAACAGATATTCAAAACACTAAACATGATTGGATTGTTACCTTATTTCACCATCCAGCATATTCCAAGGGGTCTCATGATTCTGATGAGGATCATAGACCTATAGAAATGAGAGAAAATTTTATGCCAATGTTAGAGGCTAATGGGGTTGATTTAGTTTTAAATGGGCACAGTCATTCATATGAGCGTTCTTATTTTTTAAACGGACACCAAGGTTTTGCAAATACTTTTAATCCTGATGAAATTTCTAAAGGTGGGCATACCGTTGGTTCAACAGGGTATGGAGATGGTAAAGCGGACAGCAATGGTGCATATGAAAAAAGTAAAGACGCAACGGAAGGTGCAGTTTATATAACGACGGGTTCTGCAGGTCAAATATCAGGTGGAGATTTAAATCACCAAGCCATGTATATATCCTTAAATCAACTAGGTTCTTGTGTTATGGAAGTAGAAGATGATGGTAAGGGAGGACAAAATTTGATTGTAAAGTTCATTAGAGAAAATAATGAAATCGATGATTATTTCACGATAAATAAAACAGGAATTGCAACACCAAATTTTAATGAAAATCAATCAGATCAAGAAAGTAAAATACTTACGTATATAGCAGATAGTAAGTTAATTACTATTACTGTAAATGAGAAAGAACGTTTAAAGAAGGTAAAATTCTATAATAGTATAGGCGAATTGGTTAGCAAAAGTAGAAGAAACACCATTAATGTAAGTAAGATGGCAAAAGGCTTATATGTTGTTGAGGTTGTCACAAATAAAAAGACATATACAGAATCTGTTACTATTAAGTAA
- a CDS encoding tetratricopeptide repeat protein: MILKPVTHRAVLIITFLLISVQVFSHGDLTKRINQKTKEIAESPNDFKLYYERGFLYQQHVELNKAMEDYLKSTSLGNTDKVLIYRIAEVNYLSEDYKNALTNIAKYLEVDSVDVKAKKLEAQILYKLEAYKESIAAYHFVMNTMVDIRPEDILEYTSIILTENNKNFSKAIDIIDFGLTKVGENTFSLQLKKLDYLKDSGQIEKTIKQYNYFILEYQRKEFWYYQKAAYLVSINKPKDANISLKLATATIEKLDAKFKKMDSILELKKEIKSLESTINN, encoded by the coding sequence ATGATTTTAAAACCAGTAACGCATAGAGCAGTACTTATAATCACGTTTCTTTTAATATCTGTTCAAGTTTTTTCTCATGGAGACTTAACTAAACGAATAAATCAGAAAACAAAAGAGATAGCAGAAAGTCCCAATGACTTTAAGTTATACTACGAAAGAGGTTTTTTATATCAACAACACGTTGAATTGAATAAGGCAATGGAAGATTATCTTAAATCTACATCTTTAGGCAATACAGATAAAGTCTTAATATATAGGATTGCAGAGGTTAACTATTTATCCGAAGACTATAAGAATGCCTTAACGAATATAGCAAAGTACTTAGAAGTAGATAGTGTAGATGTAAAAGCTAAAAAGCTTGAAGCTCAAATATTATACAAGTTAGAAGCGTATAAAGAATCTATAGCCGCTTACCATTTTGTTATGAATACTATGGTAGATATTCGACCAGAAGACATCTTGGAATATACTAGTATCATATTGACAGAAAACAATAAGAATTTCTCAAAGGCAATTGATATTATAGATTTTGGATTAACCAAAGTTGGCGAAAATACATTCTCACTTCAACTTAAAAAATTGGATTACTTAAAAGATTCAGGTCAAATCGAAAAAACAATAAAGCAATACAATTATTTTATTCTTGAATACCAAAGAAAAGAGTTCTGGTACTATCAAAAAGCAGCGTATTTAGTATCAATTAATAAGCCAAAAGATGCGAACATATCTTTGAAACTAGCTACCGCTACAATAGAAAAATTGGACGCTAAGTTTAAAAAAATGGATTCAATTTTAGAATTAAAAAAAGAAATTAAAAGCTTAGAAAGCACTATTAACAATTAG
- a CDS encoding carbon-nitrogen hydrolase family protein, producing the protein MERRNFIRNSALGLGAGITLAPSIAIASNSEENSLPEKLPREVWIATLTLTKIDAVSHEEMVNEVLGHMEDIVNYNPDIICLPEVFPFFHIPTKRIVKEIAEKPSGKIIKRFSEFAKKHKTYIICPLYTVENGTYYNAAVVIDREGKVLGEYRKAHPTEGEMHKGVSPGPIDPPVFKTDFGTIGVQICFDLEWNNGWEKLKEKGAEIVFFCSAYSGGKAINTRAWQNKYCVVSSTINGTAKICDVTGDEVAKTGFWDKYWAIAPLNLDKAFLHTWPYIKKFKDIHAKYGRKVKITNYDEEEWSIIESLSPDIKVADILEEFELKTHRQHIKSATDMQKKLRA; encoded by the coding sequence ATGGAACGACGAAATTTTATAAGAAATTCAGCACTTGGCTTAGGTGCAGGTATTACACTGGCCCCTTCGATAGCAATAGCCTCTAATAGTGAAGAAAATTCATTACCTGAAAAATTACCAAGAGAAGTATGGATAGCTACGCTGACATTAACTAAGATTGATGCAGTTAGCCATGAAGAGATGGTTAATGAAGTTTTAGGTCACATGGAGGATATTGTCAATTACAATCCAGATATAATATGTCTTCCTGAAGTTTTTCCATTTTTCCATATTCCTACAAAGAGGATAGTCAAAGAAATAGCAGAGAAACCATCAGGAAAAATAATTAAGAGGTTTTCCGAATTTGCTAAAAAACATAAAACATATATTATTTGTCCATTGTATACTGTTGAAAATGGCACTTATTATAATGCTGCTGTTGTTATTGATAGAGAAGGTAAAGTATTGGGGGAATATAGAAAAGCACATCCAACAGAAGGAGAAATGCATAAAGGAGTTTCTCCTGGTCCAATCGACCCACCAGTATTTAAAACTGATTTCGGAACAATTGGGGTGCAAATTTGCTTTGACCTTGAATGGAATAATGGATGGGAAAAGCTGAAGGAAAAAGGAGCTGAGATTGTATTTTTCTGCTCCGCATATTCTGGAGGAAAAGCGATTAATACTAGGGCTTGGCAAAACAAATATTGTGTTGTGTCCAGTACAATTAATGGTACCGCTAAAATATGTGATGTAACTGGTGATGAAGTTGCAAAAACCGGGTTCTGGGACAAGTATTGGGCAATAGCACCATTAAATCTTGATAAAGCATTTTTACACACATGGCCATACATAAAGAAGTTCAAAGATATTCATGCTAAATATGGAAGAAAAGTAAAGATCACCAATTACGATGAAGAAGAATGGTCAATAATTGAAAGCCTATCTCCTGATATTAAGGTTGCGGATATCCTTGAGGAATTTGAGCTTAAAACGCATAGGCAACACATTAAAAGTGCTACAGATATGCAAAAGAAATTAAGAGCGTAA
- a CDS encoding right-handed parallel beta-helix repeat-containing protein → MKNSYLLFLFFTLIGSMHSYAQIIYVDALLPTDCNGTYSISNRACNGADGDAYKTLKSVANATTAGTQVLIREGVFKEQLSPQSSGEENNYIVFKNYGNEIVEFTGALLAPAISIDQKQFITIDGLKFKDCPQFMSIKAASHINIENCEFENSTMWESCQLKDMGDYFLFRNNIVKNGTDLLSIQGGSYHLIEGNTFDTASHTCLVFMGVHDSAIRNNSLINPNQKLLEIFATRDREWSAPYRKSEHILIENNLFGPNSHREGHYNGKEPPASWGIQFAGVKCIMRNNIFAGCEGGMDICGYGKVGGGDDSPEAAFNYSNRFYNNTVYSNGEKGRYGSGPGIKVSHNLHTEFYDNIFMNNIFYANRIFKDAHTKRDVPSVQVAFSSSSNPSETRFYNNNITAQSNKDKEVFFIGKEDKGFTLNAFEQTYPDYIQNNIQGNPLFKIENPNLKHIVKDDYRLSEDSICIDAGAFLTYAIGAGDTGIVLKVKDPYFFTDGFSIVEGDIIRVGDNEVQIKSIDYDTGYMILENAIQWKDKAPVSLLYKGNAPDIGAIESY, encoded by the coding sequence ATGAAAAATTCCTATTTACTATTCCTTTTTTTTACGCTAATAGGCAGTATGCATTCGTATGCACAGATAATTTATGTTGATGCATTATTGCCAACTGACTGTAATGGTACTTATTCTATTTCTAACCGTGCCTGTAATGGTGCGGATGGTGATGCTTATAAAACATTAAAATCGGTTGCGAATGCTACCACGGCAGGTACTCAGGTGTTGATTAGGGAGGGCGTATTTAAAGAACAGCTTAGTCCTCAATCCTCTGGGGAGGAGAACAATTATATTGTATTTAAAAATTATGGAAACGAAATAGTTGAGTTTACTGGAGCTTTGTTAGCCCCCGCTATTTCGATTGACCAAAAGCAATTTATTACTATAGACGGATTAAAATTTAAAGATTGCCCTCAATTTATGTCCATAAAAGCGGCTTCACATATTAATATTGAAAACTGTGAATTTGAAAACAGTACAATGTGGGAATCTTGTCAGCTAAAAGATATGGGCGATTATTTTCTTTTTAGAAATAATATCGTAAAAAATGGCACCGATCTACTTTCTATACAAGGGGGTAGTTATCATTTAATTGAAGGTAATACTTTTGATACGGCATCACATACATGTTTAGTTTTTATGGGGGTGCATGATTCTGCTATTCGGAATAACTCATTAATTAATCCGAATCAAAAGTTACTTGAAATATTTGCTACTCGTGATAGGGAATGGTCTGCCCCGTATCGTAAAAGCGAGCATATTCTAATTGAAAATAATCTCTTCGGACCTAATTCACATAGAGAAGGGCATTACAATGGTAAAGAGCCACCGGCAAGTTGGGGAATACAATTTGCAGGGGTAAAGTGTATTATGCGAAATAATATCTTCGCAGGGTGTGAAGGTGGTATGGATATTTGTGGATATGGTAAGGTTGGCGGTGGCGATGATTCTCCAGAAGCAGCTTTTAATTATAGCAATCGTTTTTACAATAATACAGTCTATTCCAATGGTGAAAAAGGTCGCTATGGCAGTGGACCAGGAATTAAGGTGTCACATAACTTACACACTGAATTTTACGATAATATCTTCATGAACAATATATTTTATGCAAATAGAATATTTAAGGATGCACATACAAAAAGAGATGTACCAAGTGTTCAAGTTGCTTTTAGCTCCTCTAGCAATCCCAGCGAAACCCGTTTTTATAATAATAACATTACAGCTCAGAGTAATAAAGATAAAGAGGTATTTTTTATAGGAAAGGAAGATAAAGGGTTTACTTTAAATGCATTTGAACAAACATATCCAGATTATATTCAGAATAATATTCAAGGAAATCCGCTATTTAAAATTGAAAATCCCAACCTAAAACATATTGTGAAAGACGATTATAGATTGTCAGAAGATAGTATTTGTATAGATGCAGGTGCATTTTTGACCTATGCAATTGGTGCAGGTGATACAGGTATTGTTTTGAAAGTCAAGGATCCTTATTTCTTTACTGATGGCTTTAGTATTGTTGAAGGAGATATCATTCGTGTTGGAGATAATGAAGTTCAGATAAAAAGTATTGATTATGACACGGGTTATATGATTTTAGAGAACGCGATACAATGGAAAGATAAAGCACCGGTAAGTTTATTGTATAAAGGTAATGCACCTGATATAGGAGCAATAGAAAGTTATTAA
- a CDS encoding M20 family metallopeptidase, translated as MINVLDLTKRLIAMDTVNPPGNEYYAAKYVGELLEEHGFDVEYVPFEGKRIHVIAGKGFSETDLPIVFTGHFDTVPLGSEKWSVDPFGGEEKNGKLYGRGSSDMKSGVAAMVVAAINAFSLGSPEGGVRLVLTAGEELGCQGAKDLIKTYPRLGKAGGIVVGEPTANIPAIGHKGGLYLNLSFSGVTAHSSMPHLGENAIYKAAKAISKIEKFDFDVEEDDLLGLPTVNVGKVFGGQNINSVPDYAEFTIDARTTTKVGHDKLLAKIKDELGEEVSIETLTDLIAVSTEEKDPFVQRVYNACGISENTPGYPKALPYLTDGSVLQGAYGGIPTVILGPGQPEMAHQTDEFCYIDKIEEVVEIYTNILLKKNAITQ; from the coding sequence ATGATTAACGTATTGGATCTTACAAAAAGACTCATAGCTATGGATACCGTAAACCCGCCGGGTAACGAGTATTATGCGGCTAAATATGTGGGTGAATTATTGGAGGAACATGGGTTTGATGTTGAATACGTACCTTTTGAAGGTAAACGAATACATGTTATTGCAGGAAAAGGATTTTCTGAAACTGATTTACCAATAGTTTTTACAGGGCATTTTGATACTGTTCCCTTAGGTTCTGAAAAATGGTCAGTAGATCCTTTTGGAGGAGAAGAGAAGAACGGAAAATTATATGGACGGGGATCAAGTGATATGAAAAGCGGAGTTGCTGCTATGGTTGTAGCTGCGATAAATGCTTTCTCATTAGGGTCTCCTGAAGGTGGCGTGAGGTTGGTATTAACAGCAGGTGAAGAATTGGGTTGCCAAGGCGCTAAAGATTTAATAAAAACATATCCAAGACTTGGTAAGGCAGGTGGTATTGTGGTTGGTGAACCAACTGCTAATATTCCGGCAATTGGTCATAAAGGCGGACTCTATCTTAATCTTTCATTTTCTGGGGTCACAGCTCATTCCTCTATGCCACATTTAGGAGAAAATGCAATTTATAAAGCAGCCAAGGCTATTTCAAAGATTGAAAAATTTGATTTTGACGTTGAAGAGGATGATTTGCTTGGTTTGCCGACAGTGAATGTAGGGAAGGTTTTTGGCGGGCAAAACATTAATTCTGTACCAGATTATGCTGAATTCACCATAGATGCTAGAACTACAACTAAAGTAGGTCACGATAAGCTTTTAGCTAAAATTAAAGACGAACTGGGAGAGGAAGTATCGATTGAAACCTTAACAGATTTAATAGCTGTTTCCACAGAAGAAAAAGACCCTTTTGTTCAAAGGGTATATAATGCTTGTGGTATTTCAGAGAATACTCCCGGCTATCCTAAAGCATTGCCTTATCTCACTGATGGCTCTGTACTACAAGGTGCATATGGAGGTATACCAACGGTTATTTTAGGTCCGGGTCAACCAGAAATGGCTCATCAAACAGATGAGTTTTGTTATATCGATAAGATAGAGGAAGTTGTAGAGATTTATACCAATATACTTTTAAAGAAAAACGCTATTACTCAATAA